The following DNA comes from Bdellovibrionota bacterium.
GACATTGATTTTCCCTTTTTTTGGAAAAAGCCCAAGTCTAATGTCATAATGATCAAAACTATTATTCCAAAACCAATCCACATAACTTGATGATTCACTGCTGATACTCCTTCAAAAAATGAACTCAGACTTTATAATAATCCTTATATCATTGCCATTTAGAACGGACAGAGTCGAAGATGTATGACTCGATGCAAAATGCCCTATATTGAATTTAAACCGTTTGAATTTTTGTACCGGTTCCTTTAAACCTAATCCCGGAAGAGTGGCAGAGTGGTTTAATGCAACGGTCTTGAAAACCGTCGGCCCTTCACGGGGCCCGTGAGTTCGAATCTCACCTCTTCCGCCATTTAAATTTTAGAAAACAAATCCTCTCAATAAAAAATCATCAAATATTTTTGATTCTATTTATAAAATTAATCTAATTAAAACTTCAACCACCATAGGCAAATACCTATGGAAGCTATTGTTGCTATTTATTAGCCTTCAAAAATAAAACGAGATACGGTTAGCGGCAATGGAGGTATTTATGAAAATGTTTATTTTGGGTTTAATTTTTTTATCAGCAAATGCATTTGCGCAAGAGAGTGGTTCGGTTTTTCAACTTAGTAGTGTACAAGAATGTAATCAGTCTTGTTTATACGCCGAACTTGAAGCCATAGCAGATCTTACAAGTCGTGCAGACGCTAGATGCAGTCCTGCTGCGGCAAATCGAATCTCTGACTGGCAAACGAATGTGACTGGTTATGGTAGACTAACAACGACTGCAATCTTCTCGTGCGAAAAAGAGAACAAATCAGTTTTTCAAATCAGCGGCGCAAAAGAATGTGGACTGGATTGCTTACAAGCTGAGATTGAAGCTATGGCAGATGCTAAGGCCCGTGCAGAAGCTAGATGCAGTCCTCTTGCTGCAAAGCAAATTTCTAACTGGAATACAGATGTAACTGGCTACGGCAGACTTATTACAACAGCGGTCTTTTCATGTCAAAACGAACAAGCTAATAATTAAATTGTAACTACCTTTCGTCGCTAAAAAAGCGACGAAAGCCTTTTCAAAATACTTTAAGAAAATTTACATTTTATTTACTAAATCAACCAAACTGATCCACATGGCCGTGTGGTTATCAAAATATTTATTTTCTTCATTCCGACGACCTTCAAAAGTGAAAGCCAATGTCTGGTATGCCTCGTAGTAATGGTCCTTAGAAGTTCCATGAGCATCATAACCCAGAATGTCCGGGCAAGTTCCATACTCAAAATCATTTCCCATATGTTGTTTTATCATTTGGCTAGCTGTAACAAAATTATTTTTTGCACTCATAGGCAATGTTGGCCCAGTGAAGGACCAAGGATAAAGAACTGCACCCGTACAGCAATGATAGTCCATTGAGAGCATCAGCTTTCTCTCCAGTTTAGCTTCTGCATTTAAAAAGCTTTTAAGCGCAATTGTTTCGGGCTGAGAAAATCCAATTTTTGGTTCTATAGAGATATCAAAATCACGATTCAAATCATATCCCGCACTATTCTGTCTTCTTCTACGATCATATCCATCAGGATTTAAAATAGGAATGATATAGAGTGAACCACCTTCTTCAAAAAATTGATTGATTGAAGTTTGACGCAGTCCTTTTTCCAAAAACCATCTCGGCAATCTATCTTCAATATTTAAATATTCATCACCATGAATGGCTCCTGCGATATAAATTGCTTTACTCGCTTTTGGCTTTATTGATTTCTTAGCTATTTTTATAAGTGAAAGTGGTCTTCCATCAATAGTTGTTCCATACCGAATGACCTCAGAATATTCCGGATAAGCTTTTTCTAAACTGAATAACTCTTCTACAATATTTTTATATGGCGGTCCGAATATACCTGAATCTGACTGTATTCTGTACGGTTCATGGTCAGGAAAATCTGATGCGAAGGCATTAATAGATAAGAAAATAGTAAATATTAAAAATAAATTTTTCATGTTCCCCTCCCGGAAATCAATTGATTCATAAAGTCTTTATAAACAAATTAATAAAGTCAATGAATCTAGGGCTGAATTAAACAGGCTTGCCATATTCCGCGAAAATTTGTTAAATACCCTCTATGTCGGTAGAACAAACCTTTGAACATTTTTTTAAACCCGAAGCAAAAAGAAGTGGTGCTGATTACTTTGCTAAAAATGCCGTGATCTTATCCAATAAATCAGACACGCATGTGCAAGGGTACATCAAAGGTGTCGCAGCCGGAAGGGTATCGCTTTCTTCAACATCTATCGAAAGTATTTCTTTTTCCGCAAGCTGCACTTGTCCTGTTTCCAATAAAGGACACTTCTGCAAACACATCTGGGCGGTTTTACTTTCTACCGAGATCAATTATCCTGATTTTTTGACTTCTAAAACAAATATCGAAAAAATTTCGAAAACCAATCTCAAGCAAGACGTCTATAAAGAAAAGCAGGCCGACTATCGCAAGCTTCAATATCAAAAACAAAAATTAAGCGCTAAAAAGATAAAAATAGAAAAAGAAAAAAAGAAGTTCCAAGATGAAGCCCCAAAACTCCCGAATGACGTAGAGAGTGCTTTAGTTTTTTTTGAAGAAAATGGATTTCCAATCGAAAAACCTATTCAAGAAGAAACTCTAAATAACGCGAGAAAAAAATTAGCGCGAGTTTTTCATCCTGACGTTGGTGGAAGCCACAAAGAAACCGTAGTTCTCAATGAAAATTACGATATCATTTTAAATTTTATCCGGTCTTAAGAATTTAATTTTTCTAATTCCATTTTTCGCAAAGATGGGCAGAAATACGCAACAACGCCAACTGTACAGAGACAAATGATTCCGCCAAAATAAACTGCCGGCACAGTTCCCAAAATTTTGGCGGCAACTCCGGATTCTAGTTCTCCAAGTTCATTTGAGGATCCAATAAAGATTGAATTTACCGCGGATATTTTTCCACGCATGTGATCGGGAGAGCAAATCTGTACGGCACTTGATCTCGTGATCATACTCACGCTGTCACACGCTCCACTCAAGGCAAGGGCCGCAAGCGACAAATAGAAATTCGTACTTAGGCCAAAAATCAAAATGCAAAAACCAAAACCTGCAACCGCCCACAAGAGCA
Coding sequences within:
- a CDS encoding SWIM zinc finger family protein, coding for MSVEQTFEHFFKPEAKRSGADYFAKNAVILSNKSDTHVQGYIKGVAAGRVSLSSTSIESISFSASCTCPVSNKGHFCKHIWAVLLSTEINYPDFLTSKTNIEKISKTNLKQDVYKEKQADYRKLQYQKQKLSAKKIKIEKEKKKFQDEAPKLPNDVESALVFFEENGFPIEKPIQEETLNNARKKLARVFHPDVGGSHKETVVLNENYDIILNFIRS
- a CDS encoding M14 family metallopeptidase, which translates into the protein MKNLFLIFTIFLSINAFASDFPDHEPYRIQSDSGIFGPPYKNIVEELFSLEKAYPEYSEVIRYGTTIDGRPLSLIKIAKKSIKPKASKAIYIAGAIHGDEYLNIEDRLPRWFLEKGLRQTSINQFFEEGGSLYIIPILNPDGYDRRRRQNSAGYDLNRDFDISIEPKIGFSQPETIALKSFLNAEAKLERKLMLSMDYHCCTGAVLYPWSFTGPTLPMSAKNNFVTASQMIKQHMGNDFEYGTCPDILGYDAHGTSKDHYYEAYQTLAFTFEGRRNEENKYFDNHTAMWISLVDLVNKM